Proteins from a genomic interval of Pseudodesulfovibrio nedwellii:
- a CDS encoding permease, translating to MSSSNDTHCECQSSPGKGGSGHGFAKYLLISGLALMVWYGVYSQLLPFSDWFAYSLLGLDMGSHFGAAIQFFVYDTPKVLMLLILVVFLVGILRSFVTVNWTRSFLAGKRESVGNVMAALLGVVTPFCSCSAVPLFIGFMTAGIPLGVTFSFLIAAPMVNEIALVLLYGLLGWKIAALYFVTGITIAVVAGWVLGRMNLEGHVEDWVKEIRAGEAAMDEKMTWTGRFDYALDSVKDITGRVWKFVVLGIAVGAAIHGYVPEGQLAGIMGDEAWWSVPLSVIMGIPMYTNAAGVIPVVEALLGKGAALGTVLAFMMSVIALSFPEMVILRKVLKPRLIAIFIAVVGCGILVVGYLFNAII from the coding sequence ATGTCTTCATCCAACGATACACATTGCGAGTGTCAGTCCAGCCCCGGCAAAGGCGGCTCAGGGCACGGGTTTGCGAAATATCTTTTGATCAGTGGTTTGGCCCTGATGGTTTGGTATGGTGTCTATAGTCAACTTCTTCCATTTTCCGATTGGTTTGCTTATTCCCTGCTTGGGTTGGATATGGGCAGTCATTTTGGTGCAGCTATCCAGTTTTTTGTCTACGACACCCCCAAAGTATTGATGCTGCTCATATTGGTGGTTTTTCTTGTGGGCATCTTGCGTTCGTTTGTGACCGTGAACTGGACGCGGAGTTTTTTGGCCGGAAAACGTGAATCCGTAGGTAATGTCATGGCCGCGCTGCTTGGCGTAGTCACACCGTTTTGTTCCTGTTCCGCAGTCCCATTGTTTATAGGTTTCATGACCGCAGGCATTCCGCTTGGAGTGACCTTTTCCTTTCTTATTGCCGCTCCCATGGTCAATGAAATTGCATTGGTCTTGCTTTACGGCCTGCTTGGTTGGAAGATTGCGGCTTTGTATTTTGTCACGGGCATAACCATTGCCGTGGTGGCTGGATGGGTGCTCGGACGCATGAACCTTGAGGGGCATGTGGAGGATTGGGTCAAGGAAATCCGTGCTGGCGAAGCTGCCATGGATGAGAAGATGACGTGGACCGGGCGTTTTGATTACGCCTTGGATTCGGTCAAGGATATCACGGGGCGGGTCTGGAAATTTGTGGTGCTCGGAATCGCTGTTGGTGCAGCCATTCATGGCTACGTCCCCGAAGGTCAGCTTGCCGGTATTATGGGTGATGAGGCGTGGTGGTCCGTACCGCTTTCCGTGATCATGGGCATCCCCATGTACACGAATGCTGCTGGAGTCATTCCCGTGGTCGAAGCTCTGCTCGGCAAGGGGGCTGCCCTTGGTACGGTCCTCGCATTTATGATGTCTGTCATCGCTTTGTCTTTCCCGGAAATGGTCATCCTTCGCAAGGTGCTTAAGCCCCGTCTTATCGCGATATTCATCGCGGTTGTCGGTTGCGGCATTCTTGTAGTGGGCTATCTTTTCAACGCAATTATTTAA
- a CDS encoding thioredoxin family protein — MKILVMGPGCAKCEQAEKTVREAVAEAGIDAEIEKVKDFQEIAKYGIFSTPAVVIDGEVKVVGKAPSKKDVLSWL, encoded by the coding sequence ATGAAAATTCTCGTTATGGGCCCCGGCTGCGCCAAGTGTGAACAGGCCGAAAAAACCGTGCGTGAAGCTGTTGCTGAAGCAGGCATCGACGCTGAAATCGAAAAGGTCAAAGATTTTCAGGAAATAGCTAAATACGGTATTTTTTCCACGCCTGCCGTAGTTATCGACGGCGAAGTGAAAGTGGTCGGAAAAGCCCCGAGTAAAAAAGACGTCCTGAGCTGGCTGTAA
- a CDS encoding thioredoxin family protein, which yields MITRNMTVFLLVLILVGMPLTAHSQGEVKAKFLTVSPADLISGAPQNVPILGMITMVDIGAHSCIPCKMMTPVIEELSKEYEGRAAIVFIDVWEHRAEAKKYGIKSIPTQIFYDAEGKEQFRHVGFFDKESIVTKLAELGAK from the coding sequence ATGATTACAAGGAATATGACCGTGTTTTTGCTTGTTTTGATTCTTGTGGGTATGCCGCTGACGGCACATTCGCAAGGGGAGGTCAAAGCAAAATTCCTTACAGTTTCTCCTGCTGATTTGATCTCTGGAGCTCCACAGAATGTTCCAATCCTCGGCATGATTACCATGGTGGATATAGGTGCTCACTCCTGTATTCCGTGCAAGATGATGACCCCTGTTATTGAAGAATTGTCCAAAGAATACGAAGGCCGTGCAGCCATTGTGTTCATTGATGTGTGGGAGCATAGAGCCGAAGCCAAGAAATATGGTATCAAATCTATCCCAACGCAGATATTTTATGATGCCGAAGGCAAGGAGCAGTTTCGGCATGTTGGATTTTTTGACAAGGAGAGCATTGTCACCAAGTTGGCTGAACTGGGTGCGAAGTAG
- a CDS encoding cytochrome c biogenesis CcdA family protein codes for MDQFFLIINQWMVSGTALAAVGCFLWGMVSVLFSPCHLASIPLIVGYVGGQSEIIEGRKAAGYAVLFTFGLFITIALIGIVCAMLGRMMGDIGSGWSILVGLILIWVGLDMVGIAKCSIPGSLMGRLKLKGFVGAFTLGLAYGVLSGSCTFGFIAPILAIITVQEQVATGILLILLFGLGHCIPIVVAGSSTSLVRKLLESNRWQRGGTLFRRLAGILICVLGGYFIALPFV; via the coding sequence GTGGATCAATTCTTTCTGATTATCAATCAATGGATGGTGAGTGGTACAGCCCTCGCCGCCGTGGGCTGTTTTCTTTGGGGCATGGTGAGCGTTCTTTTTTCTCCCTGTCACTTGGCGTCCATCCCGCTTATTGTGGGATATGTCGGTGGGCAGAGTGAGATTATCGAAGGCAGAAAGGCCGCTGGATATGCGGTTCTGTTTACGTTTGGCCTATTTATCACCATAGCTTTGATCGGTATCGTTTGCGCCATGCTTGGCCGGATGATGGGTGACATCGGTTCGGGGTGGTCAATTCTTGTCGGCCTGATATTGATTTGGGTGGGGTTGGATATGGTGGGTATTGCCAAGTGCTCTATTCCCGGCAGCCTGATGGGGCGATTGAAGCTTAAGGGTTTTGTCGGAGCTTTTACCCTTGGTCTGGCTTATGGAGTTCTTTCCGGGTCTTGCACCTTTGGTTTTATCGCACCTATTCTTGCCATCATTACGGTGCAAGAGCAGGTCGCCACCGGCATACTGCTTATCCTGCTCTTTGGCCTTGGACATTGTATTCCCATTGTTGTTGCCGGAAGTTCGACGTCGCTTGTGCGTAAACTTTTGGAGAGCAACCGTTGGCAACGTGGCGGAACGTTGTTTCGACGTCTTGCTGGAATCCTTATCTGTGTGCTTGGAGGCTATTTCATAGCCCTGCCTTTCGTATAG
- a CDS encoding universal stress protein encodes MQKELLLAIGDDRAASFNLRFLKELFDDICDIRLTLFYVAPKLASWSMHEDTLAPMGDDLIELMAHKKDKGEKALDEALRWLKNMTGCPGDNVNTKVVQSKTGTVRELIDECRSGLYDAMLLGRKGFTWFEEVFENSVCHELIWQDIDFPIWVCKRPTGVPHQNILLCLDGSNASLRMADHASYILADEKRHSFTLFHAAKWDYETTIAEQYFSKAVKIMKGNGVTEDRIKFRSVVAKNVVKAIIQEATISSYAAVGVGRRGTTKRNKKENMFPTSVSINLLRQLTDTALWVSK; translated from the coding sequence ATGCAAAAGGAACTTCTGCTCGCCATCGGTGATGATCGCGCCGCCTCTTTCAACCTGCGTTTTCTCAAAGAATTGTTCGACGATATCTGCGACATCAGGTTGACCCTCTTCTACGTCGCCCCAAAACTCGCCTCATGGAGCATGCACGAGGATACACTCGCCCCTATGGGAGATGATCTCATCGAACTCATGGCTCACAAAAAAGACAAGGGAGAAAAAGCCCTTGATGAAGCACTGCGTTGGCTCAAAAACATGACCGGTTGTCCCGGTGATAATGTGAACACTAAGGTGGTTCAATCCAAAACAGGCACAGTCCGCGAACTTATCGACGAGTGCAGGAGCGGTCTCTATGATGCCATGCTGCTTGGCCGAAAGGGGTTCACATGGTTCGAAGAGGTATTCGAAAACTCGGTCTGTCACGAGCTTATCTGGCAGGACATCGATTTTCCCATCTGGGTCTGCAAGCGGCCAACCGGCGTCCCGCATCAAAACATTTTGTTGTGTCTTGACGGCTCAAATGCCAGCCTGCGTATGGCGGACCACGCCTCATACATTCTGGCCGATGAAAAAAGACACTCCTTTACGTTGTTCCATGCGGCAAAGTGGGATTACGAAACCACCATTGCAGAACAATATTTCAGTAAAGCCGTCAAGATCATGAAGGGGAATGGCGTCACCGAAGATCGCATAAAATTCCGGTCTGTCGTGGCCAAGAACGTGGTCAAAGCGATCATTCAGGAAGCTACAATCTCCTCCTACGCCGCGGTGGGTGTTGGACGACGTGGCACCACCAAACGGAACAAGAAGGAAAATATGTTTCCCACCTCTGTGTCCATCAATCTCCTGCGCCAACTCACCGACACAGCTTTGTGGGTGAGTAAATAG
- a CDS encoding DUF4390 domain-containing protein has translation MKIGFRCQDDTSTRRENTRPGYLFFATATGTSLQIMTYNAHKRIGTFFGMVLAAFIFTGIASAQSLSLMAPSLANVNGRLTARFGVTVEEKPVLKGELEDGAVLVLKCSVNLFEENNYWLDSELASVLFKSVIEFDALKREFVMSLPDRETPLRNKDLGQLLEDGWGVIEASLGSWALLDRGTKYSLRLHTSMTEEDAPEGVMRYVYFWSWDAGADNSFQLDFTY, from the coding sequence ATGAAAATTGGTTTCCGTTGTCAGGATGATACTTCAACCCGCAGGGAAAACACAAGGCCGGGCTACTTGTTCTTTGCAACCGCGACTGGTACATCCTTGCAGATAATGACGTACAATGCCCATAAGCGAATCGGGACATTTTTCGGAATGGTCCTGGCTGCTTTTATATTTACTGGAATTGCTTCTGCCCAGAGTCTGAGCCTTATGGCCCCGTCGCTCGCCAATGTGAATGGCAGGCTGACCGCCCGGTTTGGTGTGACGGTGGAAGAGAAGCCGGTCCTCAAAGGCGAGTTGGAAGATGGCGCTGTTTTGGTGCTCAAATGCTCGGTGAACCTTTTTGAAGAAAATAATTATTGGCTCGATAGTGAACTTGCTTCAGTCCTTTTTAAGAGTGTCATTGAGTTTGATGCCTTGAAACGTGAGTTTGTCATGTCGTTGCCGGATCGAGAAACACCACTACGAAACAAGGATCTCGGTCAATTGCTCGAAGATGGTTGGGGTGTTATTGAAGCAAGCCTTGGATCGTGGGCCTTACTTGATCGTGGGACTAAATACAGTCTGCGGTTGCATACTTCCATGACGGAAGAAGACGCGCCCGAAGGCGTCATGCGATATGTGTATTTCTGGTCCTGGGATGCCGGAGCAGATAATTCTTTTCAGCTTGATTTTACCTACTAG
- a CDS encoding sensor histidine kinase: MTPDPIRISSSTRREKKRRKREYILAVVFLVLIVSLTWAELKYLSGDYYLILNLLILNVVLLLAMLFYVARNAVRLILDRRRKVLGSKLRTRLVLAFISLSLIPTVLIYLVSVKFVQTSVDYWFKGQVEESMEQALELGRAFYGSAQDRLERRGSVMIGEIITSKYAWGGKAMDRYLEKKFGEYDLSLVGVINPEGNEQNTHAASQWREAWPEIKAKIDWQSLKADPRSWTTIIPKPGSDLVLGVTPVDEGRSGYLVIGETVGQGLLHRLDQIVRGLDEYKKLKTRKYPWKMNLYLTLGVMALLIILGAIWFGFRLAKELSAPVQALAAGTERIGRGDLSVRLEDRSDDELGFLVQSFNRMAEDLEQSQESVQQANVRLAQQNQELERRGQYIEAVLNNITSGVISMDSEGRIGTVNTAAESILGIPGSVLIGRKPHHLLSGDFAQMMSDALEQLSSKSDGVWQRQLDLPVRGKTIKVLVNVVSLKNMGGRDAGHVAVFEDITELEKIQRLAAWREVARRIAHEIKNPLTPIKLSAQRLQRKYGEKVGEPTFDQCTGLIVNQVERLQNMVTEFSAYAKLPEVQPESDFMAPLLEEVTAMFENTHREISWSLTFESPINEFPFDREAIRKVLINLLTNAAEALKGVYDAQVSITATHDVENGKVVVFVADNGPGLPKDSSRLFEPYYTEKKSGTGLGLTIVRSIVSDHGGLVRAVPNDPAGTIFVLELPDA; the protein is encoded by the coding sequence ATGACTCCCGACCCTATCCGCATAAGTTCCTCGACACGCCGGGAAAAAAAGCGGCGTAAACGGGAATATATATTGGCCGTGGTTTTTCTGGTGCTCATAGTCAGTTTGACTTGGGCTGAATTGAAGTACCTGAGCGGCGATTATTATCTTATTCTGAATCTGCTTATTTTGAACGTGGTCCTGTTGCTGGCCATGTTGTTTTATGTAGCGAGAAACGCGGTCCGACTCATTTTGGATCGCCGTCGCAAGGTACTTGGGTCCAAGCTCAGGACTCGTCTGGTTCTGGCATTCATTTCCCTCTCTCTTATCCCCACAGTGCTTATCTATCTGGTTTCAGTGAAGTTTGTGCAGACTTCGGTGGACTATTGGTTCAAGGGACAGGTGGAAGAGTCAATGGAGCAGGCCCTTGAACTGGGGCGTGCTTTTTATGGGTCGGCACAGGATCGTCTTGAGCGACGTGGATCGGTCATGATCGGCGAGATCATTACGTCCAAGTATGCGTGGGGCGGCAAGGCCATGGACCGGTATCTTGAAAAGAAATTTGGTGAGTACGATCTTAGTCTTGTCGGCGTTATTAACCCCGAAGGCAATGAACAGAACACGCATGCCGCGTCCCAGTGGCGTGAAGCGTGGCCAGAGATCAAGGCAAAGATTGACTGGCAATCCCTCAAGGCTGACCCGCGTTCATGGACAACCATTATTCCTAAACCCGGCAGTGACCTCGTGCTCGGGGTCACGCCTGTTGACGAGGGGCGGTCAGGATATTTGGTGATCGGTGAGACCGTGGGGCAGGGATTGTTGCATCGACTCGACCAGATTGTGCGTGGTCTTGATGAATACAAAAAGCTCAAGACCCGCAAATATCCGTGGAAGATGAATCTTTACCTGACGCTTGGCGTCATGGCCTTACTCATTATTCTTGGGGCGATCTGGTTCGGTTTCCGTTTAGCCAAAGAACTGTCCGCACCGGTTCAGGCGCTGGCCGCAGGTACGGAACGTATTGGTCGAGGTGATCTGTCCGTGCGTCTTGAGGATCGATCTGATGATGAGCTCGGTTTTTTGGTCCAGTCATTCAACCGTATGGCCGAAGATCTGGAACAGAGTCAGGAATCAGTGCAGCAGGCCAATGTCCGACTGGCCCAGCAGAATCAGGAATTGGAACGACGTGGTCAATATATTGAGGCCGTTCTTAATAATATCACTTCTGGTGTTATTTCAATGGATTCTGAAGGGCGTATCGGTACGGTTAATACGGCAGCCGAGAGTATTCTTGGTATTCCCGGTTCGGTTCTTATCGGGAGAAAACCGCATCACTTATTGTCAGGTGATTTTGCCCAGATGATGTCGGATGCGTTGGAACAACTTTCGTCAAAGTCGGATGGCGTGTGGCAACGTCAACTGGATCTGCCTGTGCGTGGCAAGACTATTAAGGTATTGGTCAACGTGGTCTCGCTGAAGAATATGGGGGGGCGCGATGCCGGTCATGTGGCCGTGTTTGAGGACATTACCGAGCTGGAAAAGATCCAACGGCTGGCTGCGTGGCGAGAAGTGGCCCGACGTATCGCCCACGAGATCAAGAATCCGCTCACACCCATCAAGCTCTCTGCCCAACGGCTACAGCGCAAATACGGCGAGAAGGTTGGGGAGCCGACTTTTGATCAATGCACTGGCCTCATCGTGAATCAGGTGGAGCGGTTGCAGAATATGGTCACTGAGTTTTCCGCCTATGCCAAGTTGCCGGAAGTACAACCTGAATCAGATTTTATGGCTCCGCTCTTGGAAGAAGTCACGGCCATGTTTGAGAACACGCATCGAGAGATTAGCTGGAGTCTTACCTTTGAATCACCGATCAATGAGTTCCCTTTTGATCGTGAAGCCATCCGTAAAGTCCTTATCAATTTGCTGACCAATGCGGCTGAAGCCCTGAAAGGGGTGTATGATGCGCAGGTTTCCATTACAGCGACGCATGATGTGGAGAATGGAAAGGTCGTGGTGTTTGTAGCCGACAATGGTCCTGGTTTGCCCAAAGATTCTTCGCGTTTGTTCGAACCGTATTACACCGAGAAAAAGAGCGGCACGGGTCTTGGCTTGACCATTGTTCGGTCTATTGTTTCAGATCACGGGGGACTGGTTCGCGCTGTGCCCAATGATCCGGCGGGTACTATCTTTGTTTTGGAATTGCCTGACGCATAA
- a CDS encoding TIGR01777 family oxidoreductase, with product MRAIIAGGTGFIGKSLVEELKAHDWEIVVLSRRPKKVAEAFETGVIGMDWENGDWPDMIGPDTAIVNLAGANIAAGRWTGSRKQHILKSRVNAGKRLVEAVKKSGSLPAVMIQASAVGYYGPCGSALVDEYAPFGTGFLADVTRQWEASTAELESMGVRRCLIRTAMVLGNGGALERMMTPFRLYLGPVGSGLQGMSWIHMRDEVGAIRFLMENRATSGPYNLTSPEPVNSRVFAKTLGKVMGRPSAFPVPGIALRLLFGEMADEVLLSGQMAQPERLLKAGYSFRFPALYDALSDVLG from the coding sequence TTGCGTGCAATAATCGCCGGAGGAACCGGCTTTATAGGTAAGTCTTTGGTAGAGGAACTGAAGGCCCATGATTGGGAAATCGTGGTCCTTTCTCGACGTCCAAAAAAAGTGGCTGAAGCTTTTGAAACGGGTGTCATTGGCATGGACTGGGAAAACGGCGACTGGCCGGACATGATTGGCCCGGATACGGCTATTGTCAATTTGGCCGGAGCAAATATTGCCGCAGGTCGTTGGACTGGTTCACGTAAACAACACATACTTAAGAGTCGCGTCAACGCAGGCAAGCGTCTGGTTGAGGCCGTGAAGAAAAGCGGGTCTCTGCCCGCTGTTATGATACAGGCTTCCGCTGTCGGGTACTATGGCCCGTGTGGAAGTGCGCTGGTCGATGAATACGCACCATTCGGCACCGGCTTTTTGGCTGACGTGACTCGTCAGTGGGAGGCCTCTACCGCAGAGTTGGAAAGCATGGGTGTGCGGCGATGCCTTATCCGTACCGCTATGGTGCTCGGGAACGGTGGGGCGCTTGAGCGGATGATGACTCCATTCCGCTTGTATCTGGGTCCCGTTGGGTCGGGCCTCCAAGGTATGTCCTGGATTCATATGAGAGATGAAGTCGGTGCCATCCGATTCCTTATGGAAAACAGGGCCACAAGCGGGCCGTATAATTTGACTTCGCCCGAGCCGGTTAATTCCCGTGTTTTTGCCAAGACACTAGGAAAAGTTATGGGACGACCTTCTGCTTTTCCTGTTCCAGGCATTGCCTTGCGGCTTCTGTTCGGAGAAATGGCTGATGAAGTGCTTTTGTCGGGACAGATGGCTCAACCCGAACGGCTGCTTAAGGCCGGTTATTCTTTCCGTTTTCCGGCGTTATATGATGCTCTGAGTGATGTACTTGGCTAG
- a CDS encoding peroxiredoxin, with amino-acid sequence MSTEHNHEETMPDFAKVGQPVPEFVMESFDPTEGGFCEVDLGALRKEGKWAILFFYPADFTFVCPTELADLAAKHEKLKKLGAEVISVSTDTKFTHLAWKTDERLLADVKFKMAADPTGEVSRFFDVWDFDTGLALRGTFVINPEGMLVSAEVNYYNVGRNADELVRKMEANTYLKDHPTEACPARWTPGEKTLTPSEKLVGKVYEALND; translated from the coding sequence ATGAGTACTGAACATAATCACGAAGAAACAATGCCCGATTTTGCCAAAGTTGGACAACCCGTCCCGGAATTCGTCATGGAGTCCTTTGACCCCACTGAAGGCGGATTCTGCGAAGTGGACCTCGGGGCATTGCGCAAAGAGGGCAAATGGGCCATCCTCTTTTTCTACCCGGCTGACTTCACTTTTGTCTGCCCCACGGAACTGGCTGATCTGGCCGCCAAGCACGAAAAATTGAAAAAACTCGGTGCTGAAGTGATCTCCGTATCCACGGACACCAAGTTCACCCATCTGGCCTGGAAGACCGATGAACGCCTGTTGGCTGATGTAAAATTCAAAATGGCCGCCGACCCCACTGGCGAAGTGTCCCGCTTCTTCGATGTCTGGGACTTTGATACCGGCTTGGCTCTGCGCGGGACCTTTGTCATCAACCCTGAAGGGATGCTAGTTTCCGCGGAAGTGAACTACTACAACGTTGGCCGTAATGCCGATGAACTGGTCCGCAAGATGGAAGCAAACACCTATCTCAAGGATCACCCCACCGAAGCCTGCCCCGCGAGGTGGACACCGGGCGAAAAGACACTAACCCCCAGCGAAAAGCTGGTTGGTAAAGTATACGAAGCTCTCAACGACTAG
- a CDS encoding insulinase family protein: MSHGFTKVREMEITEMATKAIVYRHDKTGARVLSMINDDENKVFGISFRTPPEDSTGIAHILEHSVLCGSDKFPVKEPFVELLKGSLQTFLNALTFPDKTCYPVASANVQDFYNLVDVYLDAVFYPRLTENTLKQEGWHYELDGKDKDMTYKGVVFNEMKGAYSSPDSLLYEHSQQSLFPDITYGLDSGGDPAIIPELTFEQFMTFHRDHYHPSNGYAFFYGDDNPEKRLEVLDAVFSKFDPIDVTSTRIPLQDRFSEAKTVRKGYPASDRLAKGMFTVNWLLAETADANLNLALHVLEHILVGLPSSPLKKALMDSNLGDDLAGVGLEADMRQMFFSVGLKGMHPSNAIKVESIIFHTIKELIENGIDARDIEAAINSVEFSLRENNTGSYPRGLSLMFQALSTWIYDDEEEGDPLRLLPFEEPLNNIKGWVANGDKIFEELLARLFLHNSHRTTVLLEPDHKMARKQSKVESDRLAAAKAGMSAEQVAAVMADAEELNRLQAAPDSPEALASIPRLAVADLSRENRIIPTEVRESEGRELLYHDLPTNGIGYLDFGFDLSCVPENLLPYMGVFGRAMLESGTAKRDYVDLSQRIACTSGGIWTQPFSSPVRDSQDAASRLFIRTKATGDKLAPTLEILTEILTSATLDNKERISRIVSEARARAEQRLVPSGHMVVATRLRARTHIGHAMEEAMSGLTNLNFLRHLEQRIEEDFQSVVQDLEQLRTLVIARNNLIINATMDGATFTPIEAEIGSVVASLPESEATVVARAIPNLPTREGLAIPAQVNYVGKGCNVAEHGFNFTGAAQVVNKLIRTGYLWEKVRVQGGAYGAFCLMDRMAGSMSFVSYRDPNVADTVAAFDAVAEYLDTFDVAGDELEKAVIGAIGEIDTYQLPDAKGFTALVRHLTDQDDAFLQTIREDALNATEADFRAFAEAMRINAKHGSICVLGDSLAMENAGLDLDIRQVL, encoded by the coding sequence ATGAGCCACGGTTTTACCAAAGTCAGGGAAATGGAAATTACGGAGATGGCTACCAAGGCCATTGTCTATCGTCATGACAAGACCGGCGCACGCGTCCTGTCCATGATCAATGACGATGAAAACAAGGTGTTCGGCATTTCGTTCCGTACACCTCCCGAAGATTCTACGGGTATCGCCCATATTCTGGAACATTCCGTTTTGTGCGGGTCCGACAAGTTTCCGGTTAAAGAGCCGTTTGTAGAATTGCTTAAGGGGTCGCTTCAGACTTTTCTTAACGCGCTGACATTCCCGGATAAAACCTGCTATCCCGTAGCCTCAGCCAATGTGCAGGATTTTTATAATTTGGTGGATGTTTATTTGGACGCGGTCTTTTATCCCCGTCTCACCGAGAACACCCTCAAGCAGGAAGGGTGGCATTACGAGCTGGATGGCAAAGATAAGGATATGACCTACAAGGGTGTGGTCTTCAACGAGATGAAGGGTGCATATTCTTCACCTGATTCCTTGTTGTATGAACACTCCCAGCAATCCCTGTTCCCGGATATTACCTATGGATTGGATTCCGGCGGTGATCCCGCGATCATCCCGGAGCTGACATTTGAGCAGTTCATGACCTTCCATCGTGATCATTACCATCCGTCCAACGGCTATGCCTTTTTCTATGGCGATGACAACCCGGAAAAGCGTCTTGAAGTTTTGGATGCAGTTTTTTCAAAGTTTGATCCCATTGACGTGACATCAACGCGCATCCCTTTGCAGGATCGATTCTCCGAAGCCAAGACCGTTCGCAAGGGCTACCCTGCCTCTGACCGACTTGCCAAAGGCATGTTCACGGTCAACTGGTTGTTGGCCGAGACTGCGGATGCCAATCTGAATCTGGCCCTGCATGTATTGGAACATATCCTTGTCGGTCTGCCGAGTTCGCCGCTCAAGAAGGCACTCATGGATTCCAATCTTGGTGATGATCTCGCTGGTGTCGGCCTTGAAGCCGATATGCGCCAGATGTTCTTTTCCGTGGGACTCAAGGGCATGCACCCGTCCAACGCTATTAAGGTGGAGTCCATCATCTTCCATACTATCAAGGAGTTGATTGAAAATGGTATTGACGCCCGTGATATCGAGGCGGCCATCAACTCCGTTGAGTTTTCCCTGCGCGAGAATAACACCGGCTCTTATCCACGTGGTTTGTCCCTCATGTTTCAGGCTCTATCGACCTGGATTTATGACGATGAAGAAGAGGGCGATCCTCTTCGGTTACTGCCTTTTGAGGAACCGCTCAATAACATCAAGGGATGGGTTGCCAACGGTGACAAGATATTTGAGGAATTGTTGGCGCGTCTTTTCTTGCATAACTCGCATCGCACGACCGTGTTGCTTGAACCGGACCACAAGATGGCTCGTAAGCAGTCAAAGGTGGAATCCGACCGCTTGGCAGCAGCCAAGGCCGGAATGTCTGCCGAGCAGGTTGCCGCAGTTATGGCGGATGCCGAGGAATTGAATCGATTGCAGGCTGCGCCTGACAGCCCGGAAGCCCTTGCTTCCATTCCACGTCTGGCTGTGGCTGATTTGTCGCGTGAAAACAGGATCATTCCCACGGAAGTTCGTGAGTCTGAAGGTCGGGAATTGCTTTACCATGACCTGCCCACCAACGGCATCGGATATCTCGATTTCGGATTTGATCTTTCCTGCGTGCCGGAGAATCTGTTGCCATACATGGGCGTCTTTGGCCGGGCAATGTTGGAGTCTGGTACGGCCAAGCGTGATTATGTGGATTTGTCCCAGCGTATCGCCTGCACTTCTGGTGGTATCTGGACGCAGCCATTCTCTTCGCCGGTCCGTGATTCTCAGGATGCGGCTTCACGATTGTTCATCCGTACCAAGGCCACAGGCGACAAGCTTGCCCCGACCCTTGAGATTCTCACCGAGATTTTGACTTCGGCTACGCTCGACAACAAAGAGCGTATCTCCCGGATTGTTTCCGAGGCTCGTGCCCGTGCCGAGCAGCGGTTGGTGCCTTCCGGTCACATGGTGGTTGCCACGCGGCTTCGTGCTCGGACGCACATCGGTCATGCCATGGAAGAGGCCATGTCCGGCCTGACCAACCTGAACTTTCTGCGTCATCTCGAACAACGTATCGAAGAAGATTTCCAATCCGTAGTACAGGATCTTGAGCAACTGCGTACACTCGTTATTGCCCGGAACAACTTGATCATCAACGCCACCATGGACGGGGCTACCTTTACTCCCATTGAAGCTGAAATAGGTTCAGTGGTCGCTTCCTTGCCCGAGTCCGAAGCCACCGTCGTGGCCCGAGCCATTCCGAATCTTCCCACCCGTGAGGGTCTCGCCATTCCGGCGCAGGTCAACTACGTGGGCAAAGGATGCAACGTGGCCGAGCACGGTTTCAACTTCACTGGTGCGGCTCAAGTTGTGAACAAGCTTATTCGTACCGGGTATCTCTGGGAGAAGGTTCGTGTGCAGGGCGGTGCCTATGGCGCATTTTGTCTCATGGATCGTATGGCCGGATCGATGTCGTTTGTCTCTTACCGTGATCCCAACGTGGCTGACACTGTGGCCGCGTTCGACGCTGTGGCCGAGTATCTCGACACTTTCGATGTTGCCGGGGATGAGCTTGAAAAAGCCGTTATCGGCGCTATCGGTGAAATCGATACCTACCAGTTGCCTGACGCCAAGGGCTTTACCGCGCTTGTCCGGCATTTGACTGATCAAGACGATGCGTTCTTACAAACCATTCGTGAAGATGCATTGAACGCGACCGAAGCTGATTTCCGAGCTTTTGCCGAAGCCATGCGCATCAACGCCAAGCATGGCTCCATCTGCGTGCTCGGTGACAGTTTGGCCATGGAAAATGCTGGGCTGGATTTGGATATTCGACAGGTTTTGTAA